The Dokdonella sp. nucleotide sequence TCACGTCGTGCGGAGTGCATGCGCCCATGAGCCGGCAGATCCTGCCGCGCTCATGGACGGACGCACGCACTTACCTGCGCAGGCCGAGGCGTTCGATCAGCGACTTGTAGCGGTCGCCGTCCTTGCTCTTGAGGTAGTTCAGCAGGCGGCGGCGCTGGTTGACCATCTTGAGCAGGCCACGACGCGAGTGATGGTCCTTGTCGTGGTGGGCGAAGTGCGTCGAGAGGTGCTCGATGCGCGCGGACAGCAGGGCGACCTGCACTTCCGGCGAACCCGTGTCATTGGCGACGCGGCCGTAGTCCGCGATGATCTTGCTGGTCTGTTCTGCGTTGAGCGACATGGAAATCAACCTTGTTGGAGCAAGGCGAGGCTTGGGAACGGCCACCACCCGGTGACGGTTTCCAAACCCCGCGTGGAGGTTCGGGGGGATGAAAGCTCGCCATTTTAGCCGGCAAAGCCGCGCCGCAACAAGTTCCCCGGCCTTGGACGGCATTCGCGCCCGCCCCCGGGCGGCGCGCGCAACTCACTGATTCAGCAAGCATTCCGCGTGAACGGTGCAGCTGCTGTCGTTCAGCGCCGAGCGAAACCGCGCAGGCTGCGCACGCGGCCCGCTGCATCCATCCCGACCAAGGCAACGGCCTGTCCGTCCGGGCCGCAAGCCAAGCCACGCCCCCCGGGCAGGGCGTAACCGCTCAGCATCTGCCCCTGGGCCAGGCGCATCGCCTCGCCAGCATCGAGGTCGAGGCGCGGCAGCCCGGCGAGCCCGGCCTCGAGCGGCAACAGCAACCCATCGAGCGCGGCCTCGCCGCCATCCTTCGCGATCGCCTCGAGTTCATCGAAGGTGTACATGCGCGGGTCGCGGAACGGCTCGACCCACAGGCGGCGCAGCGCGGTCACATGCGCGCCGCAGCCGAGGCGCTCGCCCAGATCGCGCACGAGGCTGCGCACATAGGTGCCGGAGCCGCACTCGACGGCAAGGCGCAGACGCTCGCCATCGCGTGCAAGACACTCGAAGCGGAAGACCTCGACCTCGCGTGGCGCAATCTCGACGCGCTCGCCACGTCGGGCACGCCGGTACAGCGGCTCGCCGTCACGCTTGAGTGCAGAGTAGACCGGCGGCACCTGGGCGATGCGGCCGCGGAACGTGGCCAGCGCACGTTCAAGGGTAGCGTCATCGAAGGCCGGTACCGTGCGTCGTTCGAGGACGGCACCCTCGGCGTCATCGGTTTCGGTGGTGACACCGAGCAGGCACTCGGTCTCGTAGGCCTTGCGCGAACCGAGCAGCAGACCGGCGATCTTGGTCGCCTCGCCGAAGCACAGCGGCAGGAGCCCGGTGGCGAGTGGGTCGAGACTCCCCGTATGACCAGCCTTGTCGGCCCGAAACAGCCGCCGCGCGCGCTGCAGGGCGGCGTTTGAACTGATCCCGCCGGGCTTGTCGAGCAGGAGGATGCCGCCCAAAGGCCGGGAATGGGGGGTGGGGGTCGGGGAATCGGAAAAAGCCATGCTCTTTGCCGCTTTCACCATTCCCTATTTCCCGGTCTCCATTCCCCGCTCTCCGCGCAACAACGTCTCGATGCGTTCGCCACGGTCAACGGAATCGTCGTAGTGGAAGCGCAGCTCCGGCACGCGCCGCATCTTCAGCGTGCGCGAGAGCTCGCGGCGGAACTCGACGGCCAGCTCGTTGAGCGCATCCACGGCCAACTTCGACTCGTCGGACAACAGCGTCGTCACGTAGATGCGGGCCATGTCGAGATCCCTGGTGACCTCGACGTCGGACACACTCGCCGACGGCAACGCATGGTCGCGCACGGCGCGATGCACGAGCACCGCGACTTCCTTGCGCAGTTGCACGGCGATGCGATCGGAGCGGGTGAAGTCGGGCATGGGGCCGGGAATAGAGTGTCGGGAACAGGGATGGCAGAAGCGATGATTCAGAAAAGCAGGACCGAGCGTGGAATCGGCTGCTCACCGATTCCCCATTGCCGAATTCCCGCCTTCAGAGCGTCCGAGCCACCTCGATGCGCTCGAAGCACTCGATCTGGTCGCCGGGTTTGACGTCGTTGTACTGCTTGACGGCGATGCCGCATTCGGTACCGTTGCGCACCTCGTCGACGAGCTCCTTGAAGCGGCGCAGCGATTCGAGCTCGCCTTCGAAGATCACCGTGTTGTCGCGCAGCACGCGGATCGGCTTGTTGCGGCGGACCACGCCTTCGACAACCATGCAGCCGGCGACGGCACCGAACTTCGACGAACGGAACACCTCGCGCACTTCGGCAATACCGATGATCTCCTCGCGCACCTCCACTCCGAGCAAACCCGTGGCGACCTGCTTCACCTGGTCGATCACATCGTAGATGATCGAGAAGTAGCGCAGATCGACACCATTGGCCTCGATGATGCGGCGCGCGGATGCGTCGGCGCGCACGTTGAAGCCAATGATCGTGGCTTTCGACGACACCGCACGCATCGCGTCGGACTCGGTGATGCCGCCAACACCCGAGGAGATGACGTTGATCTTGACGAGATCATTGCCGAGCGCAGTCAACGACTGGCGCAGCGCCTCGACAGAGCCCTGCACGTCGGCCTTGACCACAAGGTTCAGCGACTGCTGACCTTCGCCCTGGCCCATCTGGGCCATGATGTCTTCCATGCGGTTGCCTGCGGCCTGCACGAGGCGTTGCTCGCGACGCTTGGCGTCACGCTGCTGGGCCACGTCCTTGGCCAGGCGCTCATCGGCGACGACGACGAAGTCATCGCCGGCCTCGGGCACACCCGACAGGCCAAGCACCTGCACCGGGATCGACGGACCGGCTTCGTCGACCTGTTTTCCGGTTTCGTCGAACAGCGCGCGCACGCGGCCATACTCGACGCCACAAACAAGGAAGTCGCCCTTCTTCAACGTGCCCTGCTGGACAAGCACGGTGGCGACCGGGCCGCGTCCTCGATCGAGGCTCGATTCGATGACCGCGCCGGAGGCACGACCGTCGCGCACGGCCGTCAGCTCCATGACTTCGGCCTGCAGCGAGATCGCCTCGAGCAACGCATCGATGCCCATGCCGGTCTTGGCCGACACCGGCACGAACTGCGTGTCGCCACCCCAATCCTCGGGAATGACCTCGTGCTGGCCGAGCCCTTGCTTGACGTTGTCCGGATTGGCGTCGGACTTGTCCATCTTGTTCATGGCGACGATCAGCGGCACCTTGGCTGCGCGCGCATGCTGGATCGCCTCGATGGTCTGCGGCATCACGCCGTCGTCGGCGGCGACGACAAGGATGACGATATCGGTCGACTTCGCACCACGCTGGCGCATCGAGGTGAATGCTGCATGGCCCGGCGTGTCGAGAAAGGTGATGACACCCTTCGGTGTATCCACGTGGTACGCACCGATGTGCTGGGTGATGCCGCCGGCTTCGCCAGAAGCGACGCGCGTGCGACGAATGTAGTCGAGAAGCGAGGTCTTGCCGTGGTCGACGTGCCCCATGATGGTGACGACCGGCGGACGCGGCTCGCGCACGCCGCCCGTCTCGCTGTGGGCGATGAGGTCGATCTCGG carries:
- the rbfA gene encoding 30S ribosome-binding factor RbfA, translated to MPDFTRSDRIAVQLRKEVAVLVHRAVRDHALPSASVSDVEVTRDLDMARIYVTTLLSDESKLAVDALNELAVEFRRELSRTLKMRRVPELRFHYDDSVDRGERIETLLRGERGMETGK
- the truB gene encoding tRNA pseudouridine(55) synthase TruB is translated as MAFSDSPTPTPHSRPLGGILLLDKPGGISSNAALQRARRLFRADKAGHTGSLDPLATGLLPLCFGEATKIAGLLLGSRKAYETECLLGVTTETDDAEGAVLERRTVPAFDDATLERALATFRGRIAQVPPVYSALKRDGEPLYRRARRGERVEIAPREVEVFRFECLARDGERLRLAVECGSGTYVRSLVRDLGERLGCGAHVTALRRLWVEPFRDPRMYTFDELEAIAKDGGEAALDGLLLPLEAGLAGLPRLDLDAGEAMRLAQGQMLSGYALPGGRGLACGPDGQAVALVGMDAAGRVRSLRGFARR
- the infB gene encoding translation initiation factor IF-2, giving the protein MSDVTIKQLATVLGTPVDKLLAQLAEAGMKFSDPEQSISSTEKVKLLGFLRRNHGKQEASSDDAAPRQVTLKRRTVSELTVNPGQRGAATKTVNVEVRQKRTYVKRSAVDDQVLDPEREDALRKLQESQQKREAEDQARAEAERRRQEEEAKQRAAEEARQQAAEQARAEAEQATESRKQPVVERPPVRDAAPPPPPSGTHGRREDRSGDAGSRHKPRHGGHRGRGDDDSPSPGRYFGNELHLSQEGSARRTGRKKPRARPGESARGATGTHGFSRPTAPVVREVSIGDSISVADLAQKMAVKGAEVVKALFKMGVMTTINQVIDHDTAVLVVEEMGHTAVRASDNDAEIDLIAHSETGGVREPRPPVVTIMGHVDHGKTSLLDYIRRTRVASGEAGGITQHIGAYHVDTPKGVITFLDTPGHAAFTSMRQRGAKSTDIVILVVAADDGVMPQTIEAIQHARAAKVPLIVAMNKMDKSDANPDNVKQGLGQHEVIPEDWGGDTQFVPVSAKTGMGIDALLEAISLQAEVMELTAVRDGRASGAVIESSLDRGRGPVATVLVQQGTLKKGDFLVCGVEYGRVRALFDETGKQVDEAGPSIPVQVLGLSGVPEAGDDFVVVADERLAKDVAQQRDAKRREQRLVQAAGNRMEDIMAQMGQGEGQQSLNLVVKADVQGSVEALRQSLTALGNDLVKINVISSGVGGITESDAMRAVSSKATIIGFNVRADASARRIIEANGVDLRYFSIIYDVIDQVKQVATGLLGVEVREEIIGIAEVREVFRSSKFGAVAGCMVVEGVVRRNKPIRVLRDNTVIFEGELESLRRFKELVDEVRNGTECGIAVKQYNDVKPGDQIECFERIEVARTL
- the rpsO gene encoding 30S ribosomal protein S15, which codes for MSLNAEQTSKIIADYGRVANDTGSPEVQVALLSARIEHLSTHFAHHDKDHHSRRGLLKMVNQRRRLLNYLKSKDGDRYKSLIERLGLRR